In Armatimonadota bacterium, the genomic stretch CGCCTTCCGAAGGCCTGGTTCTTCCCGTGGAAAGGCCAGCAGTCTGATGCGGGTTGGCAACTGGATCCGAACGATCCATACAACCTGGCGAATATCGTTGCAGGCCGCAATAGCTCGATCCGGAAGCTGTTCGTCTGTCCAGCTGCGCCGGAGGCCTGGCAGAAGTTGGGCATCACCTATGTCTATAATGACACACTGGGCGGCAGGATGCTGGATTCGATTCCGAACTCGCCCAACGTCTGGCTGCTCATGGACGCCAATGTCATCAACATGGAGAAGTTTCCGGCACCCCATATCGACGGGTACAATGTGCTTTTCTGTGACGGGCACGTGAAGTGGGTGCCGCGCGGTGCCA encodes the following:
- a CDS encoding type II secretion system protein; amino-acid sequence: MMTRRRRERRRGFSMVEVTVVTGILATLAGQSGSAYLQAKNKAAADQCLNNLKQLYSAIQMVADDNDGRLPKAWFFPWKGQQSDAGWQLDPNDPYNLANIVAGRNSSIRKLFVCPAAPEAWQKLGITYVYNDTLGGRMLDSIPNSPNVWLLMDANVINMEKFPAPHIDGYNVLFCDGHVKWVPRGAIGQVFQAGLIGQQTPPGGGGGGGDMDDIW